The DNA sequence TAGTGTGAGCGTGCAGATGCCCCACCTGACTTGGGGTGTCTGGCACAAGGACAAAGCATAAGGAATTTAAAGGACAGGACAGATCATACATTAAAAGAGGAGACACTAGTTAAATGAAATTGCAAGCCAAGGTAGGCGTTACCATGGTGACCATCCGAGAAACACCAACTGAAGGgacaaaagaagcaaaaccagagccaACAAGGGAAGCTTTAAGAGGGGTGGGCTGTTTGTATGGGAGGGcatgaggatgatccaagggaAGAACTTGGGAGGGataaaagagggaagaaggaaatacGAGATGAAGCCAAAGATAAGGTCATGGCTGTGTGGGGGCATCTGCCAAGCAGCCCTTCACCTGAGAAAGACTGACTGGCGTGGACACAAAACTGCTGTTGATCTGGCCATACTTAGGTCTGCATTATTTCCATGGCCATGGGAACATGAGTGCTTTCCCGACCATCATCAGGGAAAATGCCTGTAGTGGATGGCAACActggaagagacctcaggaggtctctagcccaatcgtctgctcacagcagggtcagccaTCAGGTTGCACCAGCTTGCGcaggattttattcatttttggcctgaaaacctccaaagatggagatggcaccagctctctgggaaacATTCTTGTTGgtcattggccctcatcctcccatcacgtACCGTGGTGAAGAGCCCGACTCCTCCAGTTACCTCCTGAAAGGGGTGGGAAGGCGCATCTGTGGTCTCCTCAAAGTCACCTTTTCTTCTGACTGGACAAATCCAGCTCGCTGAGCCTCCCTTAGCGAGACAGCTGACCTTACAACTGCACCCCTGAGATCTTTAAGACTCTTCCAATCCTGTTGGCTTCTCTTGGATGTGCAAAGGATGTCACGGTTGTGAGAATGTCGCCATCCTCCTGCCATGGCTTTTTGCCTGTGTCACTCTCCCTTGTCACCTTGATGTCACGCACAGGTGTTGTGGGCTGTGAAGAGGGCGCGATCTGAACAAGTAGCCATTCACAAATAAACTTGGAACTCAAAATGCTGCAGGCCCAAGAGCCAACATCACACCGtgggaggggctggtgctgcgtTTGCCACACTTGGTGCTAAGCCACGTGCAGAGGAGGAATTCACGTCTACAAGAATCGCACTAACTGCTGTCAGTGGTGGCAGAAACACCAAAGCATTCAGATCAGAAGGGACCTTGGGAAGTCTCTAGACCAACCTTCCACTCACATGAGGAGCAGCACTGAATTCCCACCAAGTTCCTCAGGGCTTCGCCCAACAGTGtcctggaaatgttttgaaaCGGGGGCTTTGTCTAAGATCGTCAGGGGGCTCCAGGGTACCCTCTGAGGAAGGTGTGGGTGCCAGATAAGGAGAGACACAGGATTCCTTGACCCTCAACAAGCCGCTAGAAACCTCTGGAAGCTTCTAAAAAACTCCTTTTGCTGCCTTTGATCAACAGGTGCATTGCTGAGAGGCTGCTGAAGCTATTCCAGCCCTTGGACTGTTactccctgctgctcttccaagAAGGCACCAATGACATAGCCAGACTTGGATCTACGGGCCAGCCAGCCTCATCTTGATCCCTAGGAACAAGaaggagcagctaatcctggaaaccatttccaggcacgtGAACAACAAGAAAATCACCAGGCGTAGCCACCATGGATTCGAGAAGGAGACCAACCTGATAAACTTCTACAACAAAATGACTGGCCAGGTCCCAGAGACTGAGGGAAGGGCACCTAGTATCcaatttatggtttgtttttttttctttttatcaaatcACAAATCTTTCTCTGGGTATGGGTTTCCTGATAAGAAAACCATTTCCCAGTTCTGGGTGCAATCTACCACAGAGGCACTTATAAGGGAAGGCGATGagggcaccttgcccaccgagaTCAAAAGGATAATGCAATCCCTGAAAAAGGATTTCCAGTCTCGGTGGCGTTTGCTTACGTTCACTTATGACCTCACCAGCagtaaagccacagcttttgttgtgacaatacgcaatgcttcggTACCCACCATACGCCCAGTCATTGCGCTGGGATTAAGCCACCGTGGAACCGTCCTCTGTCCCTTAGAACATAGAGTATGGGCCCAAGAGCATGGGAACAAACGGCAAACCATTGATGTTTACGCGTGTGGTGTATGGGACCATGGTACCGCACCAAAATTTGGCAAAAGATGAAACAAATGATGTCAATAATTTGACTAGAGTGTGGCAATGAAGGGAGACAGTCTCACGGTGTGAGGGCTCGGCAGGGAAAACAGCCGCGGCACAACAGCAGGTGGAGGAGCAGAGCCCGGGCTTTGTCCCCGGGAGGTTCCCCAGGACCTTGCTGGCCAAGCAGGGTCAGTGCTCCACAGACCTCCCTCTGTCACCTGCAGACCTTCCTCTCTCACCTGAGGACCTCCCCTGCAGGGATGGAGTGCCCACACAGCAGGGAAGGCATTTGAGGGGCGAGCGTCACTGGGGTAAGTGCCTTTGGAGCAGCCCCTCTGTCCATAAAGAACTCAAAAACCTCTACACCTTCATGTTAGTGTCCCTGCTTCTTCTCCAGGTGCGGCTGAAAATGTAATTCCCTGTAGCAAAGGGGGAAACCCCTTTGCCCATGAGTGACATGGGCTGACCCCGggaggcagctgagccccacGCCAATAGTGGATGGAGGAGAGGAcgggaagggtaaaagtgagacaaTGCAtcggtcgagataaagacagtttaataggtgaagcaaAAGCTGCCTGTGCAAACAGGGAAGGGGCACTTGGGGATCTCCTGGTgtgaagagagggaagagagggtgAGCGAGTAGAGAGCAGGACATCACGGCAGGCAGAACTTCCTCACGGCTTCAAAGTGAGAAGAGCCTTGGGTGGGAAAAGCTCCATTGCAGAGGATGCCTGTCACTCACCGCTCCCTGGATCGCGGGCTCACTGCTTCTGGGTCACTCTGCCTGGGACTGACGCCAAGCAAACCAGGTCGCGCTCACCACGTGGATTCCTGGTTTACTCACAACCTCCGTGCTACTTCCCGCAGCTGCAGAAAGTGCGACCCTAGGATATCAGCCAGCGGGCATAAACCTCGCTGGTCATGTTTCCCGTAGCCCTGGTGAGGAGGTCTCTACACGAGGTGTGCTACGTTCCTCCGTGACATGTTCTGAGAACGGCAAAATGCTCCCAGACCTGCCTGTTGGCCTTTCTGTGCCCCAGGCCACCCCGGCTTTAGATGTTCCCCGTGCCTTCAGATGGAGTGAGAGACCAGGTgctctgggaaggaagaggagaacaTCTTCTCCCGGAGGAGACATACATGAACATAGCAGATAGAGCGGTACAAGCAAACAGGGCGGTCAATTCTGCACTCCGTGGCAAGCATCTtgcaggaaaagctttaaaaattctaACAGATTTCTACGTGGGGACACTACGCTCCTCTCTTCCCTTGTTACTAGAGgggttttaaagaaaatcttcatgGTTACCTCCAGCGGAATGCCATAATCAGCGTAAACACAtaagaaaaaaccctcaataGTCGCTTGAAGAATTTCCACCAGTTGCAGTTATTATTGCCATATCCCTGCTCCTGTCCAGAGCCTCCAGAGTGTCCCGAACCCCCTCCAAAGGGGCCTCCGTTACCACCAAAGGGTCCCGGACCCGGTCCAAAGGGGCCACCACTCCCACCGAAGCCACCGCCTATACCACCAAAGGGTCCCGGACCCCGTCCAAAGGGGCCTCCTTTACCACCAAAGGGTCCCGGACCCCGTCCAAAGGGGCCACCACTCCCACCAAAGCCACCATTGGAACAGCCGCTCTCTTCCTGTGAAGAGAGTCAGATTGTCAGCAAGGGCACGGTGTGTGCTGTGGGAGCAGCACAGAGCCAAGAATCAATGGGAGGGACCCAGCTGGGACCCCTTTGCCATTCCTGCCTACTAGCCACGTTGTGGCACCTGCACCCTCCCACTTCGTACCTTCGATTTACGTTTGCTGGTCTTCGGGTGCTCCTCCCGCCGCTTCTTAGGCTGatcctccagcttctttctcagACAAGCCACCTCTTCTTCAGTGCTGTGCAACttgtcctgcagcttctgcttgtCTTCAGCCTCCTGCTTCCACCGGGCATCCCACTCCTGCTGAGCCTTCTCATACTGCTGTTGCACATCTGGGGACGGAGAAAGAGAGGTGttgcaaaggcaggagctgagcccaCAAGCCCCCAAGGAGTACTGTTGTGTGCCCCCCACCAAGCTTGGCCGTCTACAGGCAGTGACATTTCTCCTGCCCACAAGTTACCTTTCAGCTCCTTGTCCTTCTTTTCCAGGGCGAGGTCTATGTTGAGGATGTTCTTGTCCAGAGCCTCTCTGCGTTGGAGGAACTCCTGCAGGACGGCATCAGCCTGTAGGAGCACAGGTAGAAGAGGAGTCAAgggcagaaacagcagctggggGGAAATGGTTAcgtgggggaaggggatgggacgTGGAGCCTCTTCCCGGCAGGGGAGCTGCTCTTGTTCCTACCATCACCCCCTTGCCAGGCAGTTCCCCATATTTCTCCAACAGCGCCTGCTGGTCTCCTTCGAACAGCTGGTGACCCCCCGGCACATTGTAGACACCATCGGTGATTTTTCTGTCCAAGTCCTGGAAGAGGTCCCTGAGCGCGGCCTCGCACTTCTCACGGGACGCCTGCTCGTTGTCCCTGCAGAACTTGTCCTTGATTGCCTCCACCTGGCGCTGTCCggaaaggggcagagggaaggaatcagcccaggctgagctgcggCCACCGCTCTCACGCCGGGCAAAAATCAAGCCCTGTTGACATGGAAACTGGGATCGCCAGTCCGTGGGGTAATCGGCCGGGAGGAGACACAGGGGGAGGCCATTCTGCGCTCAGGAACATCTCTGGACCAAGGtgcccaggagcagagagcacgCCAGGGACCACGGGCTTCACAAAAGACAGGGACAAGAATTAGTCGGCAGGAGAGGGGAAGCGTGGAAGGCTACAGGCTTCCAGCCAGGGCAGAGACACATCTGGGCTGGGGCaagagagcaggcagggctgagccttgTCCCCTTTGCAGCACGGCTTTTGAACCTAGGGAGAAGAGGTGGTGCAGCAGGACAACTGACAGCCTGCAGAACGTGAGAGCGGGCCTTGGGACCgagtctgctctgcagagggcacagcagtgtcctctggcaggaggcaggagaccccCTCCCCCCAGGACCATGCTATTTCCCCAAAGCTAAGGGGATGGTGGCGTCCCTGGGGGaatcctggctgggctggggaccaccTACTGTAAGATCTGCCAGGAAAGAGCAGATCTCCTCCTCGAACGCCTGTTTCTGGAACAGCTCCAGCGTGTCCCGCTCGCACTGGGTGTGCAGATCCAGCAGCTCCTGAACCGTCTCCGTCGGCAGCTTCACCCGCCGCTCCATCAGGTCCTGGTACAACGTCACAGCCTCTTTCACTGCCGCTGCATTTACAGTCTTTGCCAGGGCGAGCACCGCACTCTCCAGGCATGGCACTGCCCCGCTCCGGATGGTCTCCACGTAGCTCTCTGCCAGtttccccagcactgccaaggaggACCAAAGATGAGAGATCTGCAGCCTGAACAAAACACCGGCTCCCGCTCGCCGCTGGCTCCTGCCatatccctgctgcctgcctgccacagccttcctgaacttcctttcctctttcccacccCGTCTACAGCATCCAGCGGCTCCAGAtccacaggcagggacagcagccagcagaaaacctctccctttccccacctccaccaTTTGGCTGGGCATTTGATCCTTCCCCAGAGGCAGAGCCAAGAGGTGCTGGCCATCCAACCctctgcacagcagcactcaCGGGTCCCTGTTATGGTGCGGCCACAAGGGATGGTCTTAGGTGGAGACTTTTCCCAGATGTGGCTGCAGAATTTCTCCACCTGCTGCCGGAATTCACAATCGATCTCATCGTCCTGAAGCTCCTCCAAGCGAACCGGGTCCCTCCTGTGGGCCGGCTGGTAAAAAACAAAGCACTTGCGATCCCGAAAGAACTGGCAGATGCATTCCCGGGGCTGGTTGTAGCGTTGGGTCTCTGGGCTGCTCCCTGTGGGGTAGGAGCACACGGAGCAAGTTCACCGGGGCTTGGGCTGTTGTTGACTTACACTGAAATGCTGCTGGGGTTGGAcgtctccagcagcacagcaccattCCCTTACCAGCCTTTAACTTGAGTGCATTCTCCAAGTATTCATCCTCAGAGATTTCCTTCCCATCCACCTCCAGCTGCAGTGTGAAGTCCCGGACCGTCCACACAAAAGTCGGGAAGATGGGGGCAACGTTTTCTGAATCCTCCAGTTCATCTTCGCTCTGCTCGGGTGCTGCTTTCAACTTGACCTGCTCAGTCAGCTTCATCACATAGCTAGGGAGCTGGCTAAGGAAACAGGGACCTCAGCTCTGAATGCAGGGGCATCGCCACCCTGCAACCGCTCAGCACTTCACGGGCAAGAGAGGAGACTCTGCGGGGACAGAGAACAGCCGGGAACCGccggaaggaagagggagaaaaccccTCAGCCTGGAGGTCCACCACGTGGCACTCCTAAGGACTCAAAGCACAGCACTGGGCACCACCAGAAGGTCCTTTGGCTCTTTGAGGAACTAGGATTTGTCAAACCCTTGCCCACCACTCAGGGAGAGGAGggcatccctcctgctgctgtcccACCAAGGATACTGCAGCTGGTCCACGGCTTGCTGGTCAATGGTGCCTTTGCTGTTGTAGATCAgggtgctggagagcagcacgGTCAGCACAAAGATCCACATGTCGTTCTTCATGTCACCCTGGAGGAAGAACCTTTGGCTCTCACCAACAAGACCCCCTAAGTCTTGGGGGCAAAGCCCCACATGCCCAGACCCTCAATGCTCCTTACCGACAGGCCACGGCAAGACCAGGTCTTGTGGAGACCCACCCCCATGCCATCACCACCTCCTTCTCGAGCTGGGCTTATCCTCAGCTCTTAACTCTCAGGGTCCCACACACCTCTAGCAAAGTGCTCCCTGAGctcctctgtcctgttctgctgctctttcccagaaaagcagaggagtttGGCACCTTGCCTGCCCCAGCCTCCTTCCCCATGGCCTCTGGCTCTTCCCAGCACGCTGGCTGAAGCCACCACAGGTGGTGGGAACCCCCCCGGCCTCTGGTCACCATGGCTGGTGACAAAGTGCTGGGAATGCGCAAAGGCAGCGGCCGCTTCTTCCACACCTTCTCCACATCACCCAGCCCTTCCGTGTCCAGCAGCACCAGAGTGTGTCCAGGTTTGCACGGGTGAGGTACACACCACATCCAGATACCTCTGGTGTGGGACTGCACACCACTGCCCAAGGAGAAACCTGTGGGGAGGTCGCAAGGGTCTCAACAGCGTTCGATACAGGTACGTTGGGCATCCGGGGCCGGGACTTCTCTCACCTTTCCTCTGACAAGCCAGCCTGTTCATGAGGTAGGACTTGCCAGTGCGGTACAGCCCTgtgatggccaccaccaccacgggcTGGGTGATCCCTGACAGCACCTGCAGGGCCTCCTGCTGGACCACCAGCCCCTTCGTCCGCGTGTTCTCAATGAGGCACACGGGCTCCGGCATGTGGATTTCAGATGCCATTGCTGACGGCAAacacagcctggagaggagactGCAAGACGGGACGGTTAACACGGTGGGGACCTTCCACCCGCCTCCTCTTTTTTCCCATTGCAAGCGCTGCTGTGAAGACAACGATGGCACTTAGACGAGGTGCACAGCCCCTTCCCATTTCCCTCCCAACGgaaacagctgcattttggaAAGCCTGGCGGGATGGTTGGAGTGCTCTGCACTATGTCCTAAGCACCGCTTTGAAGTTTGCTGAGTGGAGAAATGTGCAAAAATGGGGGTGGGACATAGCGATGGCCTCAGGCAGGGCTCGAGGCCCAGAGGAACGACTGGAGAGTCACACCAGCCCCAAGGAAAGGAGAGGTCAGGTGGTGAGGCTGAAGCTGAGGGGAGCACCCCaagaattttttcattaatttcttatgCCGAACCCCATCAAAGCCCCTCTCACCCCCCGCTGTGCCTCCCACAGGGTCATGCGTGCTGCTTGCCCATGCAAGGCAcccatctctcctttcctccccccacacGTTCATCACTGATGCCCTGGCGTCCCAGTCCCTTGCTGGGGTCCCTGTCACTTGCTggggtcagcaggagccactccACAGCCCCAGCGTCCAGGGCTGCTTGcacggggtggggaggaggcatcaGGGGATGGGACTCACCGTCGTCTTCGtcgcctgccctgggctgcaagagctttgctgcagcctggctcctgcccgcctttgtcctgtgccctgggcctGCACCTCCCCTCCTATTCCTGGAAAGGAAATGAGTCAGAGGCGAAAGTGAAAGCCATCAGCTCAGCACAAACACTCCGAGCAGGCAAGACAGAGatggtttaataagtgaaggaacaaCAACGAAAAACAAACAATGCCACAGGaaaccctcacctcctcccagctgcccaggccgTTTCAGAGCTGCACCCACCTTGGGAGACATCCCCCGACCCCCTTCTTCCTCGACCCCACCGCTTTTTCCTGCTGAGCGTGGCCTTAtctagtggggaagggtggggagatatgggaagaggtttcccagaggacCTGTGGATTCCCCATGGAACTTGCGCATGACCCACCGTTGCAAGTGCTCAAGGTCCGGTTGGAAGGGGCTGTGAACAACCTGATCGAGTGCAAGATATCCCTGCTCACGGCGGGGGTTCggactagatgatttttgaaGGTCCTGGCCATGTCCTcacccaacctcttgcccacccccagaccactcactggtggggtggtgtgagcagcagaaaaggcccttACTCTGTGTAAGCGCCGCTCAGCAATAGAGAAAACACCCCCGTGTTATCAACGCTGCTTTCAGCACAGTCCAAAGCACAGCCACATGCAGActacaaggaagaaaatcaactccatcccagccaagaCCAGCACAGGGtgaacaagaagttgggaggggacacagctgggacacctgACCTCCACCCGACCGTTCTGCTCTCcttgcacacacagcttttgctttgcctattttCATCTTAACCTAGGGGTTGTCTCACTGCTgactctctcccccatcccacgaGTTTGCGAGTGAGcgaggggctgcgtggggcttagttgccacctggggttaaaccaccacCAGCCAACGCCATCACCAGCCCCTCCCAGGCTCCAGTCAACCCCATGGACATGGAGGCAGCAAAAGGGCTCAGCCCATGCACAGACCCAGAACCTGCCCCACTACAACCTCCCGGATGCCCTGGGACTCGCTCCGGCAATGGCGAGCTCCACGGACACTGCCCACTCCTGGGCTTTGACTCCTCTCTGAGGACCTCACAAGCCCTGCCCTCTTCCAGGAGCATCAAGGGGATTGACactgggggacaagaggctgCCCCTCCTGTCACAGGCacagcggggaggagaggagagcttaGGGCACAGGGTGCGAGCCTGGGCGAGTCCTAACTTGCATGCAAAGCCATGGGGGGATGAACGCCTGCTCCCAGACACCCATTCCCCTCGCTCCATCCCAGAGCCTGAGCAGACCTTTGGACCTCGTCCTCCTCCCCCCCGCTGGCGTCCCCCTCACTTGCTGGGGTCCCTGTCCCATGCTGCGGTCAGCAGGATCCATTCCACAGCCCCAGCGTCCAGGGCTGCTTGcacagggtggggaggaggcatcaGGGGAAGGGACTCACCGTTGTCTTGtcgcctgccctgggctgcaagagctttgctgcagcctggctcctgcctgcctttgtcctgtgccctgggcctGCACCTCCCCTCCTGTTCCCGGAAAGGAAGTGAGTCAGAGGCGAAAGTGAAAGCCATCAGCTCAGCACAAACACTCCGAGCAGGCAAGACAGAGatggtttaataagtgaaggaacaaCAACGAAAAACAAACAATGCAACGGAaaaccctcacctcctcccagctgcccggGCAGTTTCAGAGCTGCACCCACCTTGGGAGACATCCCCCGACCCCCTTCTTCCTCGACCCCACCGCTTTTTCCTGCTGAGCGTGGCTTTATcttgtggggaagggtggggacaTATGGGAAGAGGTTTCCCTTTGGATTCCCCatcaggacaggtgaccaaaaattgaccaacaggggtattccatcccgtctgccccgtgctcagtatcaaagctgagggatcaaagggtcagctcgcttccttcaatggccgacgtccaaggaggaccttgtctgctcatctgcctttgatcccgatccgtgtgttcctcactccagctctggagcctggttcccacccgtcgctgagccCATTCTGGGAcgtccccagtgcctgccggtgacgtcgtCCTG is a window from the Larus michahellis chromosome 25, bLarMic1.1, whole genome shotgun sequence genome containing:
- the LOC141734910 gene encoding guanylate-binding protein 1-like isoform X5, with the translated sequence MAFTFASDSLPFREQEGRCRPRAQDKGRQEPGCSKALAAQGRRQDNGGEVQAQGTGQRRAGARLQQSSCSPGQATKTTQRLQWEKRGGGWKVPTVLTVPSCSLLSRLCLPSAMASEIHMPEPVCLIENTRTKGLVVQQEALQVLSGITQPVVVVAITGLYRTGKSYLMNRLACQRKGFSLGSGVQSHTRGIWMWCVPHPCKPGHTLVLLDTEGLGDVEKGDMKNDMWIFVLTVLLSSTLIYNSKGTIDQQAVDQLHYVMKLTEQVKLKAAPEQSEDELEDSENVAPIFPTFVWTVRDFTLQLEVDGKEISEDEYLENALKLKAGSSPETQRYNQPRECICQFFRDRKCFVFYQPAHRRDPVRLEELQDDEIDCEFRQQVEKFCSHIWEKSPPKTIPCGRTITGTLLGKLAESYVETIRSGAVPCLESAVLALAKTVNAAAVKEAVTLYQDLMERRVKLPTETVQELLDLHTQCERDTLELFQKQAFEEEICSFLADLTRQVEAIKDKFCRDNEQASREKCEAALRDLFQDLDRKITDGVYNVPGGHQLFEGDQQALLEKYGELPGKGVMADAVLQEFLQRREALDKNILNIDLALEKKDKELKDVQQQYEKAQQEWDARWKQEAEDKQKLQDKLHSTEEEVACLRKKLEDQPKKRREEHPKTSKRKSKEESGCSNGGFGGSGGPFGRGPGPFGGKGGPFGRGPGPFGGIGGGFGGSGGPFGPGPGPFGGNGGPFGGGSGHSGGSGQEQGYGNNNCNWWKFFKRLLRVFSYVFTLIMAFRWR
- the LOC141734910 gene encoding guanylate-binding protein 1-like isoform X1, which produces MSPKEGRCRPRAQDKGRQEPGCSKALAAQGRRQDNGIGGEVQAQGTGQRRAGARLQQSSCSPGQATKTTQRLQWEKRGGGWKVPTVLTVPSCSLLSRLCLPSAMASEIHMPEPVCLIENTRTKGLVVQQEALQVLSGITQPVVVVAITGLYRTGKSYLMNRLACQRKGFSLGSGVQSHTRGIWMWCVPHPCKPGHTLVLLDTEGLGDVEKGDMKNDMWIFVLTVLLSSTLIYNSKGTIDQQAVDQLHYVMKLTEQVKLKAAPEQSEDELEDSENVAPIFPTFVWTVRDFTLQLEVDGKEISEDEYLENALKLKAGSSPETQRYNQPRECICQFFRDRKCFVFYQPAHRRDPVRLEELQDDEIDCEFRQQVEKFCSHIWEKSPPKTIPCGRTITGTLLGKLAESYVETIRSGAVPCLESAVLALAKTVNAAAVKEAVTLYQDLMERRVKLPTETVQELLDLHTQCERDTLELFQKQAFEEEICSFLADLTRQVEAIKDKFCRDNEQASREKCEAALRDLFQDLDRKITDGVYNVPGGHQLFEGDQQALLEKYGELPGKGVMADAVLQEFLQRREALDKNILNIDLALEKKDKELKDVQQQYEKAQQEWDARWKQEAEDKQKLQDKLHSTEEEVACLRKKLEDQPKKRREEHPKTSKRKSKEESGCSNGGFGGSGGPFGRGPGPFGGKGGPFGRGPGPFGGIGGGFGGSGGPFGPGPGPFGGNGGPFGGGSGHSGGSGQEQGYGNNNCNWWKFFKRLLRVFSYVFTLIMAFRWR